A single genomic interval of Eurosta solidaginis isolate ZX-2024a chromosome 3, ASM4086904v1, whole genome shotgun sequence harbors:
- the lin gene encoding protein lines, with product MSNATSPKADLSTVTSNSTSASGSSNNNNHNCNSNNNAEQPQTKRQKIEKIKTITNKNVKVAKSGTSKANTATSPPPDIIDTNGVKLLESNINGKVANNNSQQQLRCSSLSSSANSISTPSSTNNSPTSTPAGSRATSMSHLLNDQGSTTTHIKKIEDVADSTNLESTLLISGSSIQTNDGRGNSSILKASYNSTDEVDRISLMPDLLSATVNSVNAKLLVTKPTQQQEQLTDVTTSLAAAHSQDMREFEASLNKQCLCGVSERTLRKPFQSHYSIDANGQKRIANLSEWPTEKLLQFLSNLQLLFDIYLKQNSKGFICARIMDVCDVLIRNDHNLIDEIIVLAGYTNEYVQFLAARVLASFLVIAKQELNDNWLKSLVENLFNFQSLDGIAVQKIHFSLEIIKRIVEWKDIDLHPLEDEIVDIQGVSNANNDRDRSSAFNNGSGSEENDRFFHLQPQQPSLESNYFALQFRGDPNRVINYEDEGDGEEEEIEDNYEEDDLDDDVWEESMVQAHARRHQQHIPQLPMQQHIQQRQHQHQSHFLSYNLHNTPITNNPNYLHINSYEANAAQPIAATHYINAHSHPYNQQYINQNILDDHHSQADSFNTSTSPYPTASNVAEQQSATTQESTVLPSGCHIITLTDSESFDTSHLKGVTIKILENKWPNLVKNMSALIMNHMHIDHAEHCILNFLQLWENIISVKANLSVVETRPFYAQLDKFELLLQQQNLSCTVYKQLLCLFNEALCYGSTLALQDMLPVETCRLAQRIVRHVKEARILDSLPRRQPENTLSFLGFKRAAALCANDDTHLPSPSQSASQVHDQPIYDHLPNSSLNSTSYDIGNSGNVIEMDKTILQKMVLLVLKSVAVTVKEIRSDSSDSSIDSHDCDAYQDMVLIERSIRDVLRKLESFIKHKLEFHPECHFSKILIHLFDDQDDHLIEAMVCTLDVTAGISFRNNAFPELVSMLNPVYTFLEFLKMISNSSDLLLDLLVSNETCFLLYLLRFLKYIRTNWDMFLQSCHDFGMGVPILDEAMSVLIRLRLHISRLVARQLYPYDISPVLRLLESCEGLYEGNDRSLT from the coding sequence ATGTCCAACGCAACATCACCCAAAGCTGATTTGAGCACTGTCACTAGCAATTCCACATCTGCATCAGGAAGCAGTAATAACAACAATCATAATTGCAACAGCAATAACAATGCAGAGCAACCACAGACAAAAcgacaaaaaatcgaaaaaattaaaactattacGAACAAGAATGTCAAAGTTGCCAAATCAGGTACTTCAAAAGCAAATACAGCAACATCACCCCCACCTGACATTATCGATACCAACGGAGTAAAATTGCTTGAATCAAATATCAATGGTAAGGTGGCGAATAACAATAGTCAGCAACAGCTACGTTGCTCGTCATTATCGTCTTCTGCCAATTCAATATCGACACCCAGTTCGACAAATAACTCTCCAACTTCTACGCCTGCTGGTTCACGGGCAACATCAATGTCGCATTTATTAAATGATCAAGGAAGCACCACtactcatataaaaaaaattgaagatgTTGCTGACAGTACAAATTTAGAAAGTACGCTCTTAATATCCGGAAGTTCAATACAAACTAATGATGGGAGAGGAAACAGTAGCATATTAAAGGCGTCATACAACAGCACTGATGAAGTGGACCGAATATCACTTATGCCAGATTTGTTATCTGCTACTGTAAATAGTGTCAACGCTAAGTTGTTGGTAACAAAACCgacacaacaacaagaacaattgACGGATGTTACAACGTCATTGGCAGCTGCACATTCTCAAGATATGCGTGAGTTTGAAGCTTCACTAAATAAGCAATGCCTTTGTGGTGTATCTGAACGTACCCTACGTAAACCATTTCAATCACATTATTCAATTGATGCGAATGGCCAGAAACGGATTGCAAATCTTTCGGAATGGCCAACGGAAAAACTTCTGCAATTTCTTTCGAACTTGCAattattatttgatatatatttgaAGCAAAACTCGAAAGGTTTTATCTGTGCACGTATAATGGACGTGTGCGATGTACTTATACGCAACGATCATAATCTCATTGATGAAATTATAGTTTTGGCTGGATATACCAATGAATATGTACAATTCTTAGCTGCAAGGGTATTAGCCTCATTTCTGGTAATCGCTAAACAAGAGTTAAATGATAACTGGCTTAAGAGCCTGGTCGAAAATCTGTTTAATTTTCAAAGTCTCGACGGTATTGCGGTACAAAAAATTCATTTTAGTTTGGAAATTATAAAGAGGATAGTTGAATGGAAAGATATTGATTTGCACCCACTTGAAGATGAAATTGTTGACATCCAAGGGGTTAGTAATGCTAATAATGATCGGGATCGAAGTTCTGCATTCAACAATGGCAGTGGTAGTGAGGAAAATGACAGGTTTTTTCATTTGCAACCTCAACAACCATCACTCGAAAGTAATTATTTTGCATTGCAATTCCGGGGAGATCCTAATAGAGTGATCAATTATGAAGATGAAGGAGATGGTGAAGAGGAGGAAATTGAAGATAATTATGAAGAGGATGATTTAGATGATGATGTGTGGGAAGAAAGCATGGTGCAAGCGCACGCGAGAAGGCATCAACAACACATACCTCAATTACCAATGCAGCAACATATTCAGCAAAGGCAACATCAGCATCAATCACATTTCCTTTCATATAATTTACATAATACCCCAATAACAAATAATCCGAATTATTTGCACATAAATTCTTATGAAGCAAACGCAGCACAACCAATTGCGGCAACGCATTACATAAATGCTCATTCGCATCCATATAATCAACAATATATTAATCAAAATATTCTAGATGACCATCACTCTCAAGCGGATTCTTTTAATACATCGACATCACCTTATCCAACTGCTTCAAATGTAGCCGAGCAGCAATCGGCAACCACACAAGAATCTACAGTACTTCCATCGGGTTGTCACATTATAACTCTCACTGATTCTGAAAGTTTCGATACCTCACATCTTAAAGGTGTCACTATTAAAATACTCGAAAATAAATGGCCTAATTTAGTGAAAAATATGTCAGCGCTTATAATGAATCACATGCACATTGACCATGCAGAACATTGTATTCTCAATTTTCTACAATTGTGGGAAAATATAATTTCAGTAAAAGCGAATCTCTCGGTCGTTGAAACACGTCCATTCTACGCCCAATTGGATAAATTTGAATTActtttacaacaacaaaaccTATCATGCACTGTTTACAAGCAATTACTTTGTTTATTTAATGAAGCTCTCTGTTATGGATCCACACTTGCTTTGCAAGATATGTTGCCCGTGGAGACATGCAGACTGGCACAGAGAATCGTACGCCATGTTAAGGAGGCGCGTATTTTAGATTCTTTGCCGCGGCGTCAGCCAGAGAACACGTTGAGTTTCTTAGGTTTTAAACGTGCTGCAGCTTTATGTGCAAACGATGACACACATTTGCCATCGCCAAGTCAAAGTGCTTCTCAAGTGCATGATCAGCCAATTTATGACCATTTACCAAACTCCTCACTCAATTCAACGAGTTATGATATTGGAAACAGTGGCAACGTAATTGAAATGGATAAAACAATTCTACAAAAAATGGTATTACTTGTGCTCAAATCTGTTGCTGTAACGGTAAAGGAGATACGCAGCGACTCATCTGACTCATCAATTGATTCACACGATTGCGATGCCTATCAAGATATGGTATTGATTGAGCGGTCAATACGTGATGTATTGCGAAAATTGGAATCATTTATAAAACACAAACTAGAATTTCATCCCGAGTGTCATTTTAGCAAAATACTCATACATCTTTTCGATGATCAAGATGATCATTTAATTGAAGCAATGGTTTGTACATTGGACGTCACAGCAGGTATATCATTTCGTAACAATGCATTCCCCGAACTTGTGTCTATGTTAAATCCCGTATATACATTTTTGGAGTTCCTCAAAATGATTTCAAATAGCTCAGATCTTCTGCTCGATTTGCTTGTCAGTAATGAGACATGTTTTCTGCTTTATTTGCTACGTTTCTTAAAATACATAAGAACCAATTGGGATATGTTTTTACAAAGTTGTCACGATTTTGGAATGGGAGTGCCCATTCTTGATGAAGCTATGAGTGTACTTATACGACTACGTCTACACATCTCACGTTTAGTTGCACGGCAATTGTATCCTTACGATATTTCTCCGGTATTGCGGTTACTGGAGAGCTGCGAAGGCTTATACGAAGGTAACGATCGCAGTCTAACCTAA